The Ammospiza caudacuta isolate bAmmCau1 chromosome 17, bAmmCau1.pri, whole genome shotgun sequence genome has a segment encoding these proteins:
- the CIAO3 gene encoding cytosolic iron-sulfur assembly component 3 isoform X3 — MECIKPVKVDKKPGKAAAKIRIEADGSYFQVNQDGEAQKLEKAKITLNDCLACSGCITSAESVLVSQQSHGELCKVLAQNKAAAAHEQKLVVVSVSPQSRASLAARCKLGLLETAQKLTTFLKGLGVHHVFDTTFSRNFSLLESQQEFVRRFQRQAEDKKALPMLASACPGWICYAEKTHGSFIIPHISTTKSPQQVMGSLVKGYFAEQQHLPPDRIYHVTVMPCYDKKLEASRPDFFNQEFQTRDVDCVITTGEVLKLLEQEGVSLSDVDPSPLDTMLGRAAEELSSHRGGGSGGFLEHIFIHAARELFGIHGASIHYRPLKNKDFQEVTLERDGQVLLHFALAYGFRNIQNLVQKLKRGKCPYHYVEVMACPSGCLNGGGQIKLEGESSKEELQQVERLYESLRAEVPEQNQAVRELYEHWLGGWGSHRALQVLHTQYHAVERASSALSIKW, encoded by the exons ATG gAATGCATCAAGCCTGTCAAGGTGGACAAAaagcctggaaaagcagcagccaagatCAGGATTGAAGCTGATGGAAGCTATTTCCAGGTCAATCAG gatGGGGAAGCCCAGAAGCTGGAGAAGGCCAAAATCACCCTGAATGATTGCCTggcctgcagtggctgcatcacCTCGGCTGAGAGTGTCCTGgtgagccagcagagccacggGGAGCTCTGCAAGGTGCTGGCCCAAAACAAG GCGGCTGCTGCCCACGAGCAGAAGCTGGTGGTGGTTTCTGTGTCCCCCCAGTCCAGAGCCTCCCTGGCTGCAAGGTGCAAACTGGGTTTGCTGGAGACAGCCCAGAAGCTGACCACCTTCCTCAAGGGCCTAG gtgtgcaccACGTGTTTGACACAACCTTCTCCAGGAACTTCAGCCTCCTGGAGAGCCAGCAGGAGTTTGTGAGGCGCTTCCAGAGACAAGCAGAGGACAAAAAGGCCCTGCCCATGCtggcctctgcctgcccag GCTGGATCTGCTATGCAGAGAAAACCCATGGCAGCTTCATCATCCCCCACATCAGCACCACCAAATCCCCCCAGCAGGTCATGGGCTCCCTGGTCAAGGGCTactttgcagagcagcag CACCTGCCCCCTGACAGGATCTACCACGTCACTGTCATGCCCTGCTATGACAAAAAGCTGGAGGCCTCCAGGCCAGACTTCTTCAACCAGGAATTCCAGACCAGGGATGTGGATTGTGTCATCACCACAG GAGAAGtgctgaagctgctggagcAAGAAGGAGTGTCCCTGTCAGATGTAGATCCTTCTCCCCTGGACACCAT GCtcggcagggctgcagaggagctgagctctcACCGCGGTGGGGGCTCAGGAGGGTTCCTGGAGCACATCTTCATCCACGCTGCCCGCGAGCTCTTCGGCATCCACGGCGCCTCCATCCACTACAGACCCCTCAA gaACAAGGACTTCCAGGAGGTGACCCTGGAGAGGGATGGGCAGGTCCTGCTGCACTTTGCCCTGGCCTATGGCTTCAGGAACATCCAGAACCTGGTGCAGAAGCTCAAGAGAGGGAAGTGCCCCTATCACTACGTGGAGGTCATGGCCTGTCCCTCAG GCTGTCTGAATGGAGGAGGGCAGATCAAACTGGAGGGGGAATCCAgcaaggaggagctgcagcaggtggAGAGGCTGTATGAATCCCTGAGGGCTGAGGTGCCAGAGCAGAACCAGGCAGTGAGGGAGCTCTATGAGCACTGGCTGGGGGGCTGGGGCTcacacagggccctgcaggtgctgcacaCCCAGTACCACGCTGTGgagagagccagctctgccctcagcatcAAATGGTGA
- the FAHD1 gene encoding acylpyruvase FAHD1, mitochondrial, with translation MAGSKPLSRFWEWGRNIVCVGRNYAEHAKEMGSALPAEPLFFLKPSSAYVREGAPIVRPYYCRNLHHEVELGVLIGRRAQAVPQERAMEHVAGYALCLDMTARDTQEQCKQKGLPWTLAKGFGSSCPVSDFVPKEKIPDPHKLQIWLKVNGKLRQEGDTSSMIFSIPYLISYISHIFTLEEGDLILTGSPKGVGSVEANDEIEAGIRDVLSMRFKVVQGTEPQSPKGV, from the coding sequence ATGGCCGGCTCCAAACCGCTGTCCCGCTTCTGGGAGTGGGGCAGGAACATCGTGTGCGTGGGACGCAACTACGCGGAGCACGCCAAGGAGATGGGCAGCGCCCTGCCCGCAGAGCCGCTCTTCTTCCTCAAGCCCTCCTCGGCCTACGTGCGGGAGGGGGCCCCGATCGTGCGGCCCTACTACTGCCGGAACCTGCACCACGAGGTGGAGCTGGGCGTGCTCATCGGCCGCAGGGCTCAGGCCGTGCCGCAGGAGCGGGCCATGGAGCACGTGGCGGGCTATGCCCTGTGCCTGGACATGACCGCCCGCGACACCCAGGAGCAGTGCAAGCAGAAGGGGCTGCCCTGGACCTTGGCCAAAGGCTTCGGCTCCTCCTGCCCCGTCAGTGACTTCGTGCCCAAGGAGAAGATCCCAGACCCGCACAAGCTGCAGATCTGGCTGAAGGTGAACGGGAAGCTGAGGCAGGAGGGGGACACCTCGTCCATGATCTTCTCCATCCCTTACCTGATCAGCTACATCAGCCACATATTCACCTTGGAAGAAGGGGACTTGATTCTCACGGGGTCTCCCAAAGGAGTGGGGTCCGTGGAGGCCAACGATGAGATCGAGGCGGGGATCAGGGACGTGCTGTCCATGAGGTTCAAGGTGGTGCAGGGCACGGAACCCCAGAGCCCAAAAGGTGTTTGA
- the LOC131565078 gene encoding hydroxyacylglutathione hydrolase-like protein isoform X2, whose product MKVKVISVLEDNYMYLVIEESTRHALAVDAAVPKRLLEIIRKEDVVLKAILTTHHHWDHARGNEELAQLLPGLQVFGADERIGALTHRVSHGQELSFGTIRVRCLFTPCHTSGHMCYFMWEDDSPDAPALFSGDTLFVGGCGQFFEGTAEQMYTNLTQILGTLPKDTKVFCGHECTVRNLKFALKVEPENEVVKEKLAWAKRDDEDLPTVPSTLQEEFLYNPFLRVTEEAVQRFTGRTEPVEVLRALRSHRDTFKKPKERPNPQAMLAFDWGLFGPFLEKK is encoded by the exons ATGAAGGTGAAGGTGATCTCCGTGCTGGAGGACAACTACATGTACCTGGTGATCGAGGAGAGCACCCGGCACGCCCTGGCCGTGGACGCCGCGGTCCCCAAGCGG CTGCTGGAGATCATCAGGAAGGAGGACGTGGTGCTCAAGGCCATCCTCACCACCCACCACCACTG ggacCACGCCAGGGGCAATGAGGAGctggcccagctgctgccaggcctgCAGGTGTTCGGGGCTGACGAGCGCATCGGGGCCCTCACACACAGGGTCAGCCACGGCCAGGAGCTCTCG TTTGGGACCATCAGGGTGAGGTGTCTCTTCACGCCGTGCCACACCTCGGGCCACATGTGCTACTTCATGTGGGAGGACGATTCCCCGGATGCTCCAGCTCTTTTCTCAG GTGACACCCTGTTCGTGGGGGGCTGCGGGCAGTTCTTCGAGGGCACAGCGGAGCAGATGTACACCAACCTCACCCAGATCCTGGGCACCCTGCCCAAGGACACG AAAGTTTTCTGTGGCCACGAATGCACCGTCAGAAACCTCAAATTCGCCTTGAAGGTGGAGCCAGAGAATGAGGTGGTGAAGGAGAAGCTGGCGTGGGCCAAG AGGGATGACGAGGACCTGCCCACAGTGCCCTCCACGCTGCAGGAGGAGTTCCTGTACAACCCCTTCCTGCGGGTCAC GGAGGAGGCCGTGCAGAGGTTCACGGGCAGGACAGAGCCCGTGGaggtgctcagggctctgcgctcccacagggacaccttcaagAAGCCCAAGGAGAGGCCCAAcccccaggccatgctggcctTTGACTGGGGGCTCTTTGGGCCCTTCCTGGAGAAGAAGTGA
- the LOC131565107 gene encoding hydroxyacylglutathione hydrolase, mitochondrial isoform X2, whose product MLRGGWRGLGTALAAGAVLGAVLRAGAAQLRAGFLHTEHELREPKAVSQADMKVEILPALTDNYMYLLIDQDTREAAIVDPVQPQKVLDAVKKHGVRLTTVLTTHHHWDHAGGNEKLVKMEPGLYVYGGDSRVGALTHRVSHLTSLKVGSLSVKCLSTPCHTSGHICYYVTKPNSSEPPAVFTGDTLFVAGCGKFFEGTPEEMYRALIEILGSLDPRTRVYCGHEYTINNLKFARHVEPRNPNIHEKLAWAKAQYDSGEPTIPSTIAEEFTYNPFMRVREKSVQEHVGDSDPVRVMGAIRKEKDNFRVPRD is encoded by the exons ATGCTCCGCGGGGGCTGGCGGGGGCTCGGCACCGCCCTGGCAGCCGGGGCCGTCCTCGGGGCCGTTCTCCGAGCCG GTGCAGCACAGCTGCGAGCTGGATTCCTGCACACCGAGCACGAGCTGAGGGAGCCCAAGGCAGTGAGCCAGGCCGACATGAAGGTGGAAATCCTGCCCGCCCTCACTGACAACTACATGTACCTGCTCATCGACCAGGACACCAGGGAGGCTGCCATCGTGGACCCCGTGCAGCCCCAGAAG gttttgGATGCAGTCAAGAAGCATGGAGTGAGGCTGACCACTGTCCTGACCACCCACCACCACTG GGACCATGCAGGAGGCAATGAGAAGCTGGTGAAGATGGAGCCTGGGCTGTACGTGTatggaggggacagcagggtgggggCCCTGACCCACAGAGTGTCCCACCTGACATCTCTCAAG GTGGGATCTCTGAGTGTGAAATGCCTCAGTACGCCGTGTCACACCTCGGGCCACATCTGTTATTATGTGACTAAGCCAAATAGCTCCGAGCCACCTGCAGTTTTTACAG GTGACACCCTGTTCGTGGCTGGCTGCGGGAAGTTCTTCGAGGGCACCCCAGAGGAGATGTACAGGGCACTGATTGAGATTCTGGGCAGCCTGGACCCCAGAACG AGGGTTTACTGTGGCCACGAGTACACCATCAACAACCTCAAGTTTGCTCGGCACGTGGAGCCCAGGAACCCCAACATCCATGAGAAGCTGGCCTGGGCCAag GCCCAGTACGACAGTGGAGAGCCCACCATCCCCTCCACCATCGCTGAGGAGTTCACCTACAACCCTTTCATGAGAGTGAG ggagaagTCAGTCCAGGAGCACGTTGGGGACAGCGACCCTGTGCGGGTCATGGGCGCCATCAGGAAAGAGAAGGACAACTTCAGAGTGCCCAGGGACTGA
- the LOC131565078 gene encoding hydroxyacylglutathione hydrolase-like protein isoform X1, which yields MKVKVISVLEDNYMYLVIEESTRHALAVDAAVPKRLLEIIRKEDVVLKAILTTHHHWDHARGNEELAQLLPGLQVFGADERIGALTHRVSHGQELSFGTIRVRCLFTPCHTSGHMCYFMWEDDSPDAPALFSGDTLFVGGCGQFFEGTAEQMYTNLTQILGTLPKDTKVFCGHECTVRNLKFALKVEPENEVVKEKLAWAKQRDDEDLPTVPSTLQEEFLYNPFLRVTEEAVQRFTGRTEPVEVLRALRSHRDTFKKPKERPNPQAMLAFDWGLFGPFLEKK from the exons ATGAAGGTGAAGGTGATCTCCGTGCTGGAGGACAACTACATGTACCTGGTGATCGAGGAGAGCACCCGGCACGCCCTGGCCGTGGACGCCGCGGTCCCCAAGCGG CTGCTGGAGATCATCAGGAAGGAGGACGTGGTGCTCAAGGCCATCCTCACCACCCACCACCACTG ggacCACGCCAGGGGCAATGAGGAGctggcccagctgctgccaggcctgCAGGTGTTCGGGGCTGACGAGCGCATCGGGGCCCTCACACACAGGGTCAGCCACGGCCAGGAGCTCTCG TTTGGGACCATCAGGGTGAGGTGTCTCTTCACGCCGTGCCACACCTCGGGCCACATGTGCTACTTCATGTGGGAGGACGATTCCCCGGATGCTCCAGCTCTTTTCTCAG GTGACACCCTGTTCGTGGGGGGCTGCGGGCAGTTCTTCGAGGGCACAGCGGAGCAGATGTACACCAACCTCACCCAGATCCTGGGCACCCTGCCCAAGGACACG AAAGTTTTCTGTGGCCACGAATGCACCGTCAGAAACCTCAAATTCGCCTTGAAGGTGGAGCCAGAGAATGAGGTGGTGAAGGAGAAGCTGGCGTGGGCCAAG CAGAGGGATGACGAGGACCTGCCCACAGTGCCCTCCACGCTGCAGGAGGAGTTCCTGTACAACCCCTTCCTGCGGGTCAC GGAGGAGGCCGTGCAGAGGTTCACGGGCAGGACAGAGCCCGTGGaggtgctcagggctctgcgctcccacagggacaccttcaagAAGCCCAAGGAGAGGCCCAAcccccaggccatgctggcctTTGACTGGGGGCTCTTTGGGCCCTTCCTGGAGAAGAAGTGA
- the LOC131565107 gene encoding hydroxyacylglutathione hydrolase, mitochondrial isoform X3, producing the protein MKVEILPALTDNYMYLLIDQDTREAAIVDPVQPQKVLDAVKKHGVRLTTVLTTHHHWDHAGGNEKLVKMEPGLYVYGGDSRVGALTHRVSHLTSLKVGSLSVKCLSTPCHTSGHICYYVTKPNSSEPPAVFTGDTLFVAGCGKFFEGTPEEMYRALIEILGSLDPRTVQTSAFVGFTVATSTPSTTSSLLGTWSPGTPTSMRSWPGPRPSTTVESPPSPPPSLRSSPTTLS; encoded by the exons ATGAAGGTGGAAATCCTGCCCGCCCTCACTGACAACTACATGTACCTGCTCATCGACCAGGACACCAGGGAGGCTGCCATCGTGGACCCCGTGCAGCCCCAGAAG gttttgGATGCAGTCAAGAAGCATGGAGTGAGGCTGACCACTGTCCTGACCACCCACCACCACTG GGACCATGCAGGAGGCAATGAGAAGCTGGTGAAGATGGAGCCTGGGCTGTACGTGTatggaggggacagcagggtgggggCCCTGACCCACAGAGTGTCCCACCTGACATCTCTCAAG GTGGGATCTCTGAGTGTGAAATGCCTCAGTACGCCGTGTCACACCTCGGGCCACATCTGTTATTATGTGACTAAGCCAAATAGCTCCGAGCCACCTGCAGTTTTTACAG GTGACACCCTGTTCGTGGCTGGCTGCGGGAAGTTCTTCGAGGGCACCCCAGAGGAGATGTACAGGGCACTGATTGAGATTCTGGGCAGCCTGGACCCCAGAACGGTACAAACCTCTGCTTTTGT AGGGTTTACTGTGGCCACGAGTACACCATCAACAACCTCAAGTTTGCTCGGCACGTGGAGCCCAGGAACCCCAACATCCATGAGAAGCTGGCCTGGGCCAag GCCCAGTACGACAGTGGAGAGCCCACCATCCCCTCCACCATCGCTGAGGAGTTCACCTACAACCCTTTCATGA
- the CIAO3 gene encoding cytosolic iron-sulfur assembly component 3 isoform X1: MAARFSGVLQLTDLDDFIAPSQECIKPVKVDKKPGKAAAKIRIEADGSYFQVNQDGEAQKLEKAKITLNDCLACSGCITSAESVLVSQQSHGELCKVLAQNKAAAAHEQKLVVVSVSPQSRASLAARCKLGLLETAQKLTTFLKGLGVHHVFDTTFSRNFSLLESQQEFVRRFQRQAEDKKALPMLASACPGWICYAEKTHGSFIIPHISTTKSPQQVMGSLVKGYFAEQQHLPPDRIYHVTVMPCYDKKLEASRPDFFNQEFQTRDVDCVITTGEVLKLLEQEGVSLSDVDPSPLDTMLGRAAEELSSHRGGGSGGFLEHIFIHAARELFGIHGASIHYRPLKNKDFQEVTLERDGQVLLHFALAYGFRNIQNLVQKLKRGKCPYHYVEVMACPSGCLNGGGQIKLEGESSKEELQQVERLYESLRAEVPEQNQAVRELYEHWLGGWGSHRALQVLHTQYHAVERASSALSIKW, encoded by the exons ATGGCGGCGCGCTTCAGCGGGGTGCTGCAGCTGACGGATCTGGACGATTTCATCGCCCCCTCGCAG gAATGCATCAAGCCTGTCAAGGTGGACAAAaagcctggaaaagcagcagccaagatCAGGATTGAAGCTGATGGAAGCTATTTCCAGGTCAATCAG gatGGGGAAGCCCAGAAGCTGGAGAAGGCCAAAATCACCCTGAATGATTGCCTggcctgcagtggctgcatcacCTCGGCTGAGAGTGTCCTGgtgagccagcagagccacggGGAGCTCTGCAAGGTGCTGGCCCAAAACAAG GCGGCTGCTGCCCACGAGCAGAAGCTGGTGGTGGTTTCTGTGTCCCCCCAGTCCAGAGCCTCCCTGGCTGCAAGGTGCAAACTGGGTTTGCTGGAGACAGCCCAGAAGCTGACCACCTTCCTCAAGGGCCTAG gtgtgcaccACGTGTTTGACACAACCTTCTCCAGGAACTTCAGCCTCCTGGAGAGCCAGCAGGAGTTTGTGAGGCGCTTCCAGAGACAAGCAGAGGACAAAAAGGCCCTGCCCATGCtggcctctgcctgcccag GCTGGATCTGCTATGCAGAGAAAACCCATGGCAGCTTCATCATCCCCCACATCAGCACCACCAAATCCCCCCAGCAGGTCATGGGCTCCCTGGTCAAGGGCTactttgcagagcagcag CACCTGCCCCCTGACAGGATCTACCACGTCACTGTCATGCCCTGCTATGACAAAAAGCTGGAGGCCTCCAGGCCAGACTTCTTCAACCAGGAATTCCAGACCAGGGATGTGGATTGTGTCATCACCACAG GAGAAGtgctgaagctgctggagcAAGAAGGAGTGTCCCTGTCAGATGTAGATCCTTCTCCCCTGGACACCAT GCtcggcagggctgcagaggagctgagctctcACCGCGGTGGGGGCTCAGGAGGGTTCCTGGAGCACATCTTCATCCACGCTGCCCGCGAGCTCTTCGGCATCCACGGCGCCTCCATCCACTACAGACCCCTCAA gaACAAGGACTTCCAGGAGGTGACCCTGGAGAGGGATGGGCAGGTCCTGCTGCACTTTGCCCTGGCCTATGGCTTCAGGAACATCCAGAACCTGGTGCAGAAGCTCAAGAGAGGGAAGTGCCCCTATCACTACGTGGAGGTCATGGCCTGTCCCTCAG GCTGTCTGAATGGAGGAGGGCAGATCAAACTGGAGGGGGAATCCAgcaaggaggagctgcagcaggtggAGAGGCTGTATGAATCCCTGAGGGCTGAGGTGCCAGAGCAGAACCAGGCAGTGAGGGAGCTCTATGAGCACTGGCTGGGGGGCTGGGGCTcacacagggccctgcaggtgctgcacaCCCAGTACCACGCTGTGgagagagccagctctgccctcagcatcAAATGGTGA
- the CIAO3 gene encoding cytosolic iron-sulfur assembly component 3 isoform X2, with translation MMLENCSSCSQGECIKPVKVDKKPGKAAAKIRIEADGSYFQVNQDGEAQKLEKAKITLNDCLACSGCITSAESVLVSQQSHGELCKVLAQNKAAAAHEQKLVVVSVSPQSRASLAARCKLGLLETAQKLTTFLKGLGVHHVFDTTFSRNFSLLESQQEFVRRFQRQAEDKKALPMLASACPGWICYAEKTHGSFIIPHISTTKSPQQVMGSLVKGYFAEQQHLPPDRIYHVTVMPCYDKKLEASRPDFFNQEFQTRDVDCVITTGEVLKLLEQEGVSLSDVDPSPLDTMLGRAAEELSSHRGGGSGGFLEHIFIHAARELFGIHGASIHYRPLKNKDFQEVTLERDGQVLLHFALAYGFRNIQNLVQKLKRGKCPYHYVEVMACPSGCLNGGGQIKLEGESSKEELQQVERLYESLRAEVPEQNQAVRELYEHWLGGWGSHRALQVLHTQYHAVERASSALSIKW, from the exons ATGATGCTGGAGAATtgttcctcctgctcccagggg gAATGCATCAAGCCTGTCAAGGTGGACAAAaagcctggaaaagcagcagccaagatCAGGATTGAAGCTGATGGAAGCTATTTCCAGGTCAATCAG gatGGGGAAGCCCAGAAGCTGGAGAAGGCCAAAATCACCCTGAATGATTGCCTggcctgcagtggctgcatcacCTCGGCTGAGAGTGTCCTGgtgagccagcagagccacggGGAGCTCTGCAAGGTGCTGGCCCAAAACAAG GCGGCTGCTGCCCACGAGCAGAAGCTGGTGGTGGTTTCTGTGTCCCCCCAGTCCAGAGCCTCCCTGGCTGCAAGGTGCAAACTGGGTTTGCTGGAGACAGCCCAGAAGCTGACCACCTTCCTCAAGGGCCTAG gtgtgcaccACGTGTTTGACACAACCTTCTCCAGGAACTTCAGCCTCCTGGAGAGCCAGCAGGAGTTTGTGAGGCGCTTCCAGAGACAAGCAGAGGACAAAAAGGCCCTGCCCATGCtggcctctgcctgcccag GCTGGATCTGCTATGCAGAGAAAACCCATGGCAGCTTCATCATCCCCCACATCAGCACCACCAAATCCCCCCAGCAGGTCATGGGCTCCCTGGTCAAGGGCTactttgcagagcagcag CACCTGCCCCCTGACAGGATCTACCACGTCACTGTCATGCCCTGCTATGACAAAAAGCTGGAGGCCTCCAGGCCAGACTTCTTCAACCAGGAATTCCAGACCAGGGATGTGGATTGTGTCATCACCACAG GAGAAGtgctgaagctgctggagcAAGAAGGAGTGTCCCTGTCAGATGTAGATCCTTCTCCCCTGGACACCAT GCtcggcagggctgcagaggagctgagctctcACCGCGGTGGGGGCTCAGGAGGGTTCCTGGAGCACATCTTCATCCACGCTGCCCGCGAGCTCTTCGGCATCCACGGCGCCTCCATCCACTACAGACCCCTCAA gaACAAGGACTTCCAGGAGGTGACCCTGGAGAGGGATGGGCAGGTCCTGCTGCACTTTGCCCTGGCCTATGGCTTCAGGAACATCCAGAACCTGGTGCAGAAGCTCAAGAGAGGGAAGTGCCCCTATCACTACGTGGAGGTCATGGCCTGTCCCTCAG GCTGTCTGAATGGAGGAGGGCAGATCAAACTGGAGGGGGAATCCAgcaaggaggagctgcagcaggtggAGAGGCTGTATGAATCCCTGAGGGCTGAGGTGCCAGAGCAGAACCAGGCAGTGAGGGAGCTCTATGAGCACTGGCTGGGGGGCTGGGGCTcacacagggccctgcaggtgctgcacaCCCAGTACCACGCTGTGgagagagccagctctgccctcagcatcAAATGGTGA
- the LOC131565107 gene encoding hydroxyacylglutathione hydrolase, mitochondrial isoform X1 encodes MKVEILPALTDNYMYLLIDQDTREAAIVDPVQPQKVLDAVKKHGVRLTTVLTTHHHWDHAGGNEKLVKMEPGLYVYGGDSRVGALTHRVSHLTSLKVGSLSVKCLSTPCHTSGHICYYVTKPNSSEPPAVFTGDTLFVAGCGKFFEGTPEEMYRALIEILGSLDPRTRVYCGHEYTINNLKFARHVEPRNPNIHEKLAWAKAQYDSGEPTIPSTIAEEFTYNPFMRVREKSVQEHVGDSDPVRVMGAIRKEKDNFRVPRD; translated from the exons ATGAAGGTGGAAATCCTGCCCGCCCTCACTGACAACTACATGTACCTGCTCATCGACCAGGACACCAGGGAGGCTGCCATCGTGGACCCCGTGCAGCCCCAGAAG gttttgGATGCAGTCAAGAAGCATGGAGTGAGGCTGACCACTGTCCTGACCACCCACCACCACTG GGACCATGCAGGAGGCAATGAGAAGCTGGTGAAGATGGAGCCTGGGCTGTACGTGTatggaggggacagcagggtgggggCCCTGACCCACAGAGTGTCCCACCTGACATCTCTCAAG GTGGGATCTCTGAGTGTGAAATGCCTCAGTACGCCGTGTCACACCTCGGGCCACATCTGTTATTATGTGACTAAGCCAAATAGCTCCGAGCCACCTGCAGTTTTTACAG GTGACACCCTGTTCGTGGCTGGCTGCGGGAAGTTCTTCGAGGGCACCCCAGAGGAGATGTACAGGGCACTGATTGAGATTCTGGGCAGCCTGGACCCCAGAACG AGGGTTTACTGTGGCCACGAGTACACCATCAACAACCTCAAGTTTGCTCGGCACGTGGAGCCCAGGAACCCCAACATCCATGAGAAGCTGGCCTGGGCCAag GCCCAGTACGACAGTGGAGAGCCCACCATCCCCTCCACCATCGCTGAGGAGTTCACCTACAACCCTTTCATGAGAGTGAG ggagaagTCAGTCCAGGAGCACGTTGGGGACAGCGACCCTGTGCGGGTCATGGGCGCCATCAGGAAAGAGAAGGACAACTTCAGAGTGCCCAGGGACTGA